A stretch of DNA from Megalops cyprinoides isolate fMegCyp1 chromosome 17, fMegCyp1.pri, whole genome shotgun sequence:
ATTACAGGGAGTAGAACTTCAATTTAAggtaaattacattaatgtacTCTAATTgctgaaatataatatttatttaaccattttgtatgtttgtactTTGTTCTAAATATTACTTGTACTTTTGCTGCAATGATCAGCCTGAGGGTTGATTTCAATAATGTGGCAGTTTCTGCAGTGTGTAGTGGGAGGGCAAGGTTCAGTTCCCAGCTCAGGAAATCAAGCTCCTTGTCTCCCCAGACACACACCATACTAGTAACATTGTACTTAACCACAGACAGGCGTCTAAGCAGACTAGGCAAGTAGACAAACGAGTATGTATTACTACTCTTACTGTTAATACTACTACCAATGCTACTGTGAGTACTAAATATTGCATCAGTGTTTTGTGAATACGGGCTCTGGTGTGTATGAATCAAGGTTGATGACCTGGTGCCCCTTTCCCCCCACCTGGTGCCcctttccccccacccctggccAGCGCCACCCTCCAGACCTAGTGATGGTGCCGTCGATGTCGGAGATGACGATCTTGTCGTCCCAGCTCCACAGGTAGATGGTGCCCTCGCAGCGGCAGGTGCCCTGGTACTGAGTGGTGACGCTGAAGACCACGTCGTTGGGGCCGTCCTTCAACTGCAGGCTCGCCTGGGGCACAGAGAGGGCGCGTCATTCGCCCTAAATTCTGACACCCTGACATTTTAAGATTCACCGCTCAAAGCTCCAAGGGGACTACTTAGAATGGGACTAAATAAAGAATCATATCTTATTACAGAAACAGGAAatttccccactgggccacAATATGGAACCAAGGATATCAATACAGAACAACTCTGTAACCAAATAAAGGCCAGCTCTTATAATACAAACAATAGCCCTCTGACAAGTAAGAGCATAATATTACGCTGACAAATGGTGGTGGGTTGTGATGGTTTGTTGGAACAGCTCTACACTCAGTCCCATAGTCTCTCACCCCCCAAACAACACTTGATCGGTTCACACCTCTGGGCCTCTGCTTAATTAAGAGACTATAGCCCTTACCAGCTGCTCAGAACTGAGTCGGAGTGTCTTCTTGTAGGACACGCCCCCAGAGGTGAGCAGGGGATCTGGTTGGGTGGGGCCAGGGCTCAGTTTGGCTGTCCTGTGGTCCTCGTCGCTGGAAGATGATTCGTCCTTCCGTCTGAGATGAGAGGCAAGAGTGAGACATGCCTGACATCACTCCCCATCACAATCAGACTCAGCATCTGATATGCTGACATGCGTAAGCACAATCTCAGACCCACAGAAAACATGACACACTGAAATGTACAATGTGTACACTGCTCTTTCAGATACTTTCGTTTTACATACACCCTTCTCACAAATGTGAGGTATCCTTAAAAAATCCATGCAAATGCCTTGCTCTGCTGTGTAGTTTAACGAGGTGAGTTTCTGGTCCCTGATGCTTGGTGATACCTGTTGACAGAGGCCATCTTCCCGGTCTGATCTCCCTCACCACTGACTCCCTGCTCTGAGGCCGACTCCTGTCAACACAGAACCGGCTTTAACCATCCGTGCAACCAACGCACAACAGCATGCACCAGGCTCACTTAGTGCTGAAAGCGTGACCAATTGTCTTTAATTAAGAGGTAACGGGgtcaatgtcattttaaagcagCACATTCCAGCAGATTCCAACAGGACCATGAAGTCGACTCAAAATTGCATCTAGTGGCTATTTGTCAAAGCAGTTCTGAcgtctgatgtgtttttttaatgaatttccaACTACTTTATTGCACTGTTTCGTAAGTGCCTGTGCATTTTGAGCACCTGTTATTTTTCCCGCTACCATGTATATTCTGAGACGTGTTCTCTGATACTGCACAGCAGGCCTCTGCCCTGTGCCTTTGGTCATGTTGCTAGGGGAACGTACCGACTTggtgctgctgttcctcccGCGCCAGGAGAACCACCAGCGGCCTCCTTTCTTGGGCATCTTCTCCTTCATGATGTTCTCCACCGTGGCCTGGAGCAAACGCACAAGCTCAAAACACTCAACAACTCAAAAACCCAAATGAAAAGGCAGGACCAAACCATAGCCCGAGGGCCAAAGGCAAGGACGAGgacaaggcatgctgggaagggacagaaaacaggaagtggctgAAATTAAGGATGGCGACGTACGGGCCTGTACCCAAAGACACTGCACATACAACAGAGGAAGAACTCCAGCGCAGAGTGGACATAACTGAGGCAGGAATACTTGGGAGATGGGAAAAGAACCAAGATGGAAATGGAGGAGGGTGAAACAAAATCAGGGGAGAAAGCAGAAGGGGAAGAAATAGGTTTACTAGACTTTTATGGAGCTTCTCATATCGCAAGAGAAATACTGTGGGATTGAACAGAGCTAAAAAGGGGTTTTGATCTCAGTaagacatgaacacacatacaagaCAATTACGAGGCCTGATTCCACACCAAAGAGATGTGTATTCTAGATAACTCCATAGAAGTcacataaattaaacatttacatttacatagtcCATTAACTAGGCTAAATTTGAAGAACAGTTTATCGAAGGCTTTGTTTTCCCCATAGCTAtaacaaaaaagatttttggTTTTAGGTCATCTCTTCATACATTATTTCTATGGTTCCTTTCCCATCAGTTAACCATGGTTTGTCCCTGACTACAATAACCTCTTGACAGTCTTACAAACGTCATTTATTCAACAACAGTGTATGAAGCAACAGACAATgtaaaaaacatcaaacagacacagacacagtcaaaTATGGACACATACTGAGGACAAACACATACCAGACCATTTAAAAATGACGTCAACACTAAAATCACCACAGTCACCACAGTAAGAGATACACTGATAGAGAtaaaaattaaacccaggggAAGTGTCTGAGTGGTGGGCCAAGTACACTCCAAACAGATGCTCTTCACAAAGTCACACTTTGCACTTGATGTGTTCTGCAAAAAGCTTAGAGGGGCCTTTGGGTGCAGTGACATTTTGAGCCAGCAGGTGGTataatatcacattacattatgcagGGTGAATTGAATAGGGCTGCATTTTTACAATATCCATCTAATAAAGCTGGATACTGACTGAAGAAACATCAAACAGGTGGTGTTCTCAGCTACACAGTAACATTGTCTCTCCAGGGATTCACACCTGTGGCGGTTACAGGTCAGGTTCCCTAAATGCCGTGCTACGCTGCAACCCTAATCCCACACCACACCAATCATGTGCCTCGTCCTGACTGCTCAGACTCACTAATCTTGGGTAGTTAGATTAGAACAGTGGCTTGACCCTGACAGGAAGGCTTGCTGCCCCCTGACCTCAATGCAACCTCTTAGTTTGTGTGCCTCTGTACCTTTGGGAGGGGCTTCTGGAAGGCCTGCATGGCTAACATTAGCGGGGCAGCGGTGCTCCAGTTGTAGTACCTGCAGGATTGGGAGAAAACATCACCTGAGTTCAAACAGGGATGATAAACTCAGTTCAGTGGGCACTGTAGCGTGATACACACACTGGTAAGCAAAACACACTTTCCACACTGCTAACACACAAGACTGTTTCTATATTTTGTCACTTAGAAGATGTGGAGACAAAACAGTAGcaatataatacatttcaataaacataacacatttccgataaacacatgcaatgacaccctttttaaaaaactaaataattatatgtttaaaaacataattatgaataaaaatacaaaaatacatatttctggGCCAGACTAATTGGCAGAGTATTGAGACCACGTTTGTTGCCTACATACAGACAGAGCAGTATAACTGTAACATCAAAGACCTTTGACTGAGGCTATTGCTTTTACTTACTTGTTTCCAATCTTCACCACCAGGTTTGGGTCATCGATGATGGATGGGTTTTCAGAAAACTGCTGATAGGAAATTGCTTTCTCTTGAAATTGCTCTAAAAGGAGcaaaaatccaaaaaggaaGCCATAAGCATCCATTTTCTTCCACAAGTAAACTGATGAAAAACCCAGGCTGTGGCAATGATGGCTGACCTTTTGTGATCTCCCTGTTGTCAGTGAGTCCTCCACACAGAGAGATGGCGATAGAGGGCAGGTCACCAATCTGGTCTGAATAGCTGTCAACCCCACTGTCGACACCGGAGCTGCTGACTGACTGGGGGGACAGGCTGGCGCTCCGTGCCCCGTTCTCTGCACCAGCCCTGACCGCACCACCCCCATCGCTGCGAGAAAGAACCATGGAATCTCAATAAATCTCTCTTTGTGTCTAAGTGCAAACCAAGTCTAAGTGCTAAGTCTCAAAGCTCAGGGGAGCCATGCATGTGTCTACTGGACTCCATGCATTTGTCCATGTTGGACACACTGTGTTGGTGCCCTAAGCTTGGATTTGCTGTTGAGCTGGTGGTTTACCTTTTGGGAAAGTACAGTGCTGCCACTTCAGGTTCCATCTCCGTGATGTCATCCAGGTAAACGCCGTCTGCTCCAAGATGGCGGCTCCTCTTGTCTAAGGAAGAACAGAAAGAAGTAATTCACTGGTCAACAAGTAGGAAATTCAATTCTATATACCTCTAATACCTTATTTTCTTAATGGATTCAGTAACATGTGCATGCTGTCCTGATTAACTTTGAATGCAGCTGATAAAGCATGTCTTTTCCCTGTGGCAGACAGTCTCCATGAGTTACCTTTCTTCTTGGAGGGTGAATCTGTCTTGCTGAGTTGGCGGGACACAGGGCCAGGCCCCGCCTCATCCAGCTCTGACATCATACGCGCCGCTgccacccccatcccctctgACTCCGCCCTCTGTGTGGCAGAAGCAGCAGCCTCACCCTCCACAGGCTCGGGTATGAACAGGCTGAGGGCCGGGGGGTGCTCCTCCTGCCGCTCTGGGGCGCAGTCCCCTGGAATCACCCGGAagtgtgtgctgtctgacaCCGGGATGGACACAGGGGCCACCAGCGGAGTCTCTGACTTTGAGGTCAGGAACGACGGCTGCCATGAAGCAGGCAAAGAATGAGGGGAAACAGTCTTTAATTAGCAAATACATTGCCTGTGCATGCAATTCCCACGCAGCCACCCCTTTTAACTAATCAGCCACTGATGCACGCTTGACGAGCAACTATGAAACATCTACAATATCTTAcacattgtatttacattttctcaCTTAGCGCTCTAAACCAGAGCGACTCCCAAAGTCAAGCACAGAGGGCATCCAACAAAAGCAcgaaacattacacaaacaaggacaccaccatccacacagaAACAAGAGCCAGTGTCAACACAATATACCCGACAGGAGTCTACCTTTCCAACGGAATACCAACATAGACCCTGCAACTTCCAAGGTTACACTCATGTGGGTTgcacatttcctctgtgttttgagAAACAGGTATGAATTGTTCACCAGTAGAACACAGGCCTGCATCCTGATGTAGCAGGCTGCTGATTGCCCCCAGTACCTTGGCAGCCTGCGGCAGCTCTCCCCATGCCCACAGCATCTGCGGATTGTCCTGCTTGTCCTTGTCCGAGCCTTTGGTCACCAGCTCCGAGTCACTCTTGGGGGTGGAGGGCCGGGATGTGCCAGGACTGTGAGGattgggaggggagggggtgcagaAATGTGATGCCAGGTTACATATTTTCCCTGTGCGTCTGACACTGGAAGGACAGTATCTGCGATGTAGGATGCTCCATGTATTTGAAACCTGTGTCTCAGCCATGTTCACATGCACTTAGGTGAAGCTTCCAAATGAAGGTGCTTTAAGTATTTGTGTTTCAGAATTAAGTCATAAAAACATGCACTTCAAATAAATGTGGTAACCATGCTGTTCATCCAGGTCAGTGACTGCGGGTGAGCTCTGTCATTATGACAGGTGCTTTACACAccaaaggagaggagagatggtgTCACACAGTTGGGGTTATGTGGCAAACCAAAAGAGTTAGTGTTACATGTTAACTTCTAGGGCACtatagtttatttttgttagtaAAAGCGTGTACAATCTCTGAGTGAGATAATGAAATGGAAGCTGTTTGTCATCATGAAGTTTTAATGACTAAGTTTTTGAAATTGTAGTCAGGTACCTATCCAGTTGTGTACTATAACACGTGCACCGTTCCTCAGAGGGCAATGAGTGTCCTGAGTGACCAGATACACTTAAATGGTGAGATATACTTTCAATCCTTTACATTCAAAGCTCTGTCCctgtgtttttgaaccctgtgagtatcaacaaaaacagaagcttGTGACTTATTCATTCTGATTCTAATCACGACCAAATACATTCCTGCTCACAAAAATTAATTCGCAGCTAGTCCAGAACCAAGCAATTAAGAGCAGCCATTGCTATATCTACTTAGCATTCTATGGAACTCTTTTGTAGTAACAGGAAGGAGTGTGGAGTGTTGGGTCTCAGTAGTGAATAAATATCTCTGGTTATACCTTTCACCTTGGGTACAATCTCTATGCAGGCGAGAAgagtaaaaagacaaaaaaagagtgTATCAGATTCAGTAGAAGGTCAGAGCTCCCACAGAATGTTCTGATTCTATGGTTCGTCTGCCCttcacagcagaacaaaaacgGTGAGAAACCAGGCCCTCAAATTAAGGTCAGCATGGGGTTGAAGTATGCTCAGTCCCCAAGAATTATGCTTGgttgttgttctgttttgcattcCTTCAAGAACAATGTGTGCCCTCTGACTAACCACCACCATGTCACGCTGCTGGTTCGATGGGAGTTAGTACTGGAAGGGTGACTGTGTGAgaaaggttgggggggggggcatggatTTGGGGCAACGGGAGAAGGCGTCAGTCCTATACCTTGGCGGGAGCTGGAAGAGAGAGGATTGCTGGGGGCATGAGACTGACAGGCCCCCAATGGCTGGAGCGGACAGAGTGCAGGCCTGGGCTGTGTGCTCAGCCATCTTGCTGTGGTTTTATGGTGCAGCGAGAGAGAAGAGTTACAGGTCAATTTCCAGCACCAATCCCTGTAGTTtgatgattttttaatgtaatatgtatgtgtatatgactTTATGTAACATGatgttgccta
This window harbors:
- the LOC118791919 gene encoding phosphatidate phosphatase LPIN1-like isoform X1 produces the protein MISVERVEEFHDGGSPGDSTWSWTQTMNYVGQLAGQVFVQVKELYRGLNPATLSGCIDVIVVRQPDGTLQCSPFHVRFGKMGVLRSREKVVDIEINGEPVSLHMKLGENGEAFFVKETENDQEVVPSYLATSPILSEGAALMGSQLGKGLPRHSDPGTGPSIQTLGPLQSTGENGAVKKRRKRRRKCKMDSVKREENGDYSQDDDMFPIDMSSDEEKEADGSRASARDLYRDDVPVGGPAGGSGFKQSMVYACSDGDWTPLQSKMAEHTAQACTLSAPAIGGLSVSCPQQSSLFQLPPSPGTSRPSTPKSDSELVTKGSDKDKQDNPQMLWAWGELPQAAKPSFLTSKSETPLVAPVSIPVSDSTHFRVIPGDCAPERQEEHPPALSLFIPEPVEGEAAASATQRAESEGMGVAAARMMSELDEAGPGPVSRQLSKTDSPSKKKDKRSRHLGADGVYLDDITEMEPEVAALYFPKSDGGGAVRAGAENGARSASLSPQSVSSSGVDSGVDSYSDQIGDLPSIAISLCGGLTDNREITKEQFQEKAISYQQFSENPSIIDDPNLVVKIGNKYYNWSTAAPLMLAMQAFQKPLPKATVENIMKEKMPKKGGRWWFSWRGRNSSTKSESASEQGVSGEGDQTGKMASVNRRKDESSSSDEDHRTAKLSPGPTQPDPLLTSGGVSYKKTLRLSSEQLASLQLKDGPNDVVFSVTTQYQGTCRCEGTIYLWSWDDKIVISDIDGTITRSDTLGHILPTLGKDWTHQGIARLYHKVSQNGYKFLYCSARAIGMADMTRGYLHWVNERGTMLPQGPVLLSPSSLFSALHREVIEKKPEKFKVECLTDIKNLFYPNTEPFYAAFGNRPTDVYSYKEVGVPLNRIFTVNPKGELVQEHAKTNISSYTRLGEVVDHVFPLLLRGDSSDFPCSDTYSQFTYWREQLPEVEQQDEPLESG
- the LOC118791919 gene encoding phosphatidate phosphatase LPIN1-like isoform X2, whose protein sequence is MNYVGQLAGQVFVQVKELYRGLNPATLSGCIDVIVVRQPDGTLQCSPFHVRFGKMGVLRSREKVVDIEINGEPVSLHMKLGENGEAFFVKETENDQEVVPSYLATSPILSEGAALMGSQLGKGLPRHSDPGTGPSIQTLGPLQSTGENGAVKKRRKRRRKCKMDSVKREENGDYSQDDDMFPIDMSSDEEKEADGSRASARDLYRDDVPVGGPAGGSGFKQSMVYACSDGDWTPLQSKMAEHTAQACTLSAPAIGGLSVSCPQQSSLFQLPPSPGTSRPSTPKSDSELVTKGSDKDKQDNPQMLWAWGELPQAAKPSFLTSKSETPLVAPVSIPVSDSTHFRVIPGDCAPERQEEHPPALSLFIPEPVEGEAAASATQRAESEGMGVAAARMMSELDEAGPGPVSRQLSKTDSPSKKKDKRSRHLGADGVYLDDITEMEPEVAALYFPKSDGGGAVRAGAENGARSASLSPQSVSSSGVDSGVDSYSDQIGDLPSIAISLCGGLTDNREITKEQFQEKAISYQQFSENPSIIDDPNLVVKIGNKYYNWSTAAPLMLAMQAFQKPLPKATVENIMKEKMPKKGGRWWFSWRGRNSSTKSESASEQGVSGEGDQTGKMASVNRRKDESSSSDEDHRTAKLSPGPTQPDPLLTSGGVSYKKTLRLSSEQLASLQLKDGPNDVVFSVTTQYQGTCRCEGTIYLWSWDDKIVISDIDGTITRSDTLGHILPTLGKDWTHQGIARLYHKVSQNGYKFLYCSARAIGMADMTRGYLHWVNERGTMLPQGPVLLSPSSLFSALHREVIEKKPEKFKVECLTDIKNLFYPNTEPFYAAFGNRPTDVYSYKEVGVPLNRIFTVNPKGELVQEHAKTNISSYTRLGEVVDHVFPLLLRGDSSDFPCSDTYSQFTYWREQLPEVEQQDEPLESG